DNA sequence from the Paenibacillus azoreducens genome:
TCGAGAACGTCCTGCGGATCCTGATGGCCAACCAGGCGGCATGTAATTTTCGCGTGTGCTTCCTTCGGAATGACGGTTTTGCTGCCTTCCCCTTGGAATCCGCCATAAACCCCGTTCAGCTCCAAGGTTGGACGCGCCCCTGTTCTTTCTGCGAACGTAAATCCTTCTTCACCGAACAGTTCGTCCAGACCTAAATCCTGCTTCAGCTTGTTTTCATCCACAGACTGCTTTTTGAATTCTTCATGGTCCTCCGGCGTCAGCTCAAGCACGCCTTTATAGAAGCCTTCAACGCTAACCCGCCCGTTTTTGTCATGCAAGGAATCCAGCAGGCTGACCATCGCATGCAGAGCGTTTGGCACGCCGCCGCCATAAGATCCTGAGTGCAGGTCGGTGTTGGCTGTGTGCAGAGCCACTTCCAGTGAGCAGAGACCGCGGAGTCCCACGCAAATGGCCGGTCTGCCTTTTTCAAGCAGCGAAGTATCGGAGATAAGTACGACATCCGCTTTCAACATGTCCTGATGTTCTTCAAGGAAGATCGGCAAATTCGGGCTTGATACTTCCTCTTCCCCTTCCACGCAGAACTTGATATTGACAGGGAGTTCTTTTTCCTGCGAAAGAATGGCTTCCACGGCTTTAATATGTAGGAACAACTGGCCTTTGTCATCGGTCGCGCCTCTGGCAAACAATTTGCCATCGCGGATATCCGGCTCAAAAGGAGGGGTTTGCCATAGATGGAGCGGATCGACCGGCTGCACGTCATAATGGCCGTATACAAGAACCGTCGGCTTGCCTTCGGCATGCAAATAGTCGGCATAAACGATCGGATGGCCTTTCGTTTCGTGAATTTTGACGTTTTCCAGCCCGGCCCGCGTCATCGTATCGGCAAGCCACTGCGCAGCCTTTTTGACATCGGATTTATGTTCGGATAATGCCGAGACGCTGGGAATGGACAACCATTCCTTCAGCTCATTCAAATGCTTGTCTCTATTGCCCTGGAAATAATCTTTATAATCCATTGGAATCCTCCTTTAAAAATGAAAATGAAGCAGGAAAATCGCCTTAATCGCCGTTTTCCTGCTGTTCCTGCCGCAGACGTTTAATCATCTTGCGGTCTTGGTCGGTAAGTTCCACCTGCTCTAGCAAGTCGGGCCGGCGCTCCAGCGTGCGCTTCAAAGCCTGTTCCCGGCGCCACAGCTCAATATTGGCATGATGCCCGCTGAGCAAAATATCAGGCACCTTCCAGCCCCGAAACTCGGCGGGTCGGGTATAATGCGGATATTCAAGCAGTCCGGTGCTGAACGAATCCGTAACGGCCGAGGTTTCATTTCCCAGCACGCCAGGCAGCAGCCGCACGACCGAATCGATCGCCACCATCGCCGGAAGTTCCCCGCCCGTGAGAACATAATCGCCGATCGACAGCTCGTCTGTCACCAGATGCTCACGAATCCGTTCGTCATACCCCTCATAATGTCCGCAGATGAAGATCAGATGCTCTTCAGCCGCAAGCTCTTCCGCTTTTTGCTGCGTGAAGGTTTCTCCCTGCGGGCACATTAAAATGACTCTTGGTGCTGCCGAAGTCTGGGACAGCAGATCCTCTACGGCCGAAAAAATAGGCTCCGGCTTCAGGACCATCCCTCCCCCGCCGCCGTACGGTGTGTCATCCACCGTGCCGTGCTTGCTGCTTGAATACTCTCGGAAATTGACCGCGTTCAGGTTTACGATTCCTTTTTCCTGCGCTTTGCCAAGGATGCTGGAGTGGAACACGCCGTCCATCATCTCCGGGAACAATGTTAGTACATCTACCCTCATCATCCTACAGCAGTCCTTCCATCACATGCACAAGCACCTTGCGGTCCTGCACATTTACATCAAGCACGACATCATCGATGTAGGGAATCAGGATGCTTTTTCCGCCCTTTGGCTGCACCACCCATACGTCATTAGCCCCAGGCGTAAGAATATCGGTAATGACTCCAAGCTCCTGGCCTTCATCCGTTACGACCTGGCATCCGATAATCTGATGGAAATAATATTCGTCTTCCGGCAGCTCCACCAAATCCTCCTGGGTGACCTTGAGCATACTGCCTTTATACTTTTCCACATCATTTATATTATCGTACTCCTTCAGCTTCACAATGTACATATTCTTATGAAATCTGGAAGACTGTACGGTGACGGGCAGCGGAGCTTTTCCGTCTTCAGGTACGATCAGCAGTTCGCTGCCTTTGGCGAAGCGGACTTCGGGAAAATCAGTATGCGGCAGTACCTTGATCTCTCCCCTGATCCCGTGTGTATTTACAATTTTGCCTACATTCAACATGGTTTGCGGCATAACTTCCTCCTACCGTTTGATGCTGGATCCGGCCCTACCGGAGCCGGAACGGAAAACGTTCCGTCTTGCGGTCCGTTTCCCGCAAAATACAGAAGACCGGAGACTTTACATCCCCTTATTAATATAAAACAAAAACGTCGATCGATGTACCTTCTAAGAAGACAGGCCGCGTTTAATGGTTGTTCTTCTTGCGAACTTTATAATTCTATACTTACAAAAAAAACGTCTATCGACGTACTTTCTAAGAAGACAGACCGCATTTAGCGGATGTTTTTCTTAATAAGTTTTTTTTGGGGTC
Encoded proteins:
- the trmD gene encoding tRNA (guanosine(37)-N1)-methyltransferase TrmD codes for the protein MRVDVLTLFPEMMDGVFHSSILGKAQEKGIVNLNAVNFREYSSSKHGTVDDTPYGGGGGMVLKPEPIFSAVEDLLSQTSAAPRVILMCPQGETFTQQKAEELAAEEHLIFICGHYEGYDERIREHLVTDELSIGDYVLTGGELPAMVAIDSVVRLLPGVLGNETSAVTDSFSTGLLEYPHYTRPAEFRGWKVPDILLSGHHANIELWRREQALKRTLERRPDLLEQVELTDQDRKMIKRLRQEQQENGD
- a CDS encoding dipeptidase; protein product: MDYKDYFQGNRDKHLNELKEWLSIPSVSALSEHKSDVKKAAQWLADTMTRAGLENVKIHETKGHPIVYADYLHAEGKPTVLVYGHYDVQPVDPLHLWQTPPFEPDIRDGKLFARGATDDKGQLFLHIKAVEAILSQEKELPVNIKFCVEGEEEVSSPNLPIFLEEHQDMLKADVVLISDTSLLEKGRPAICVGLRGLCSLEVALHTANTDLHSGSYGGGVPNALHAMVSLLDSLHDKNGRVSVEGFYKGVLELTPEDHEEFKKQSVDENKLKQDLGLDELFGEEGFTFAERTGARPTLELNGVYGGFQGEGSKTVIPKEAHAKITCRLVGHQDPQDVLDKIEKHINSHVPTGAKVTVVQMEKGNPFTIDPSTPVLQKAADAYEHVYGTRPVFTRDGGSIPIVETFSRVLEAPVVCMGFGLPDENLHAPNEHFNLENFDKGLLTIVDFLKKV
- the rimM gene encoding ribosome maturation factor RimM (Essential for efficient processing of 16S rRNA), translated to MPQTMLNVGKIVNTHGIRGEIKVLPHTDFPEVRFAKGSELLIVPEDGKAPLPVTVQSSRFHKNMYIVKLKEYDNINDVEKYKGSMLKVTQEDLVELPEDEYYFHQIIGCQVVTDEGQELGVITDILTPGANDVWVVQPKGGKSILIPYIDDVVLDVNVQDRKVLVHVMEGLL